The genomic DNA GAAATCATGCCCATAGCAGTCCCTGAGCACCTGTCGTGCCGTCATACACCCTGCCACCTGCTCATCACCGACAAGCCGGTCAGAATCGATGGTCCGGGAAAACCCCCCTGCCTTACAGGGATATGCATCTGCTTTTGTCTCCCTGATATCATTCACATGATAACAGAATCGGATCTCAAGTTCACCGAATATCCCTGCCTTTTCAAGAACCTCCAGAGTTCCGGCAAGGTGCGGATGGGGAGGTGTGACATCATAGACATGAACCGTGAGCAGGGATGCAGGGTCCGGATCACAGATAAAGATCTTATGCTCCTCTATCCCGGTGAAGATGGTGCACCGTTTCGGACTTTGAAGAGCTTTCTGAATCAAATCTCCCCGGTTATGAAGCACCACCGGATCCGGATACAGGTATACCTCATCAGGCCCTGCAATCCGGGTCACCGAGGCAATATCCCTCATCAGTCCGTCCCCCTCTGCAGGCTGTACGGCTAATATTTCAAATCCACCGGGAACTTCATGGATCAGATACTCTGAGAGAAAATACACGCGGTCCCCTACCGGTTTATTTCCAGCATACCCGATGCATTTGCAGTGGGGGGGGAAGATCATCGCTCTTTTCTCCGTTTCCAGTACTCAATCAGACCGCCGGTGCTGAGAATCTCCTGCATCCGTGGAGAGAGGGGCCGGAAGAGATACCGCGTCCCATCCACCTCCACCCACCCTTCAGTGCAATCAAAAGTGATGATCATGCCATCGGTGCATCCGGTCAGATCACATTCCAGTAACGGAAGCCCGACATTGATGCAGTTCCGGAAAAAAATTCTGGCAAACGAAGGGGCGATGACAGCAAGAACTCCTGCCTCATGCAGAGCCCGGGCCGCCTGTTCCCGTGAAGACCCGCAACCCATGTTCTTTCCGGCGACAAGCACTGCTCCTTTCAGTCTTTCGGCAAGAGAAGGATCAAGATCCTCAAACACATGCTGTGCCCAAAAACTCCAGTCTTTTGTTCTCAGGTATCGTCCGGCAATCACCAGATCCGTATCGATATCCTCTCCGATACAGACTGCAGGGCCGGAGCCTTTGAGAGCAGTCATACAACCTCCCTTGGATCAGTAATCTCACCATATATGGCACTTGCTGCAGCAGTGGAGGGTGAACAGAGATAATACGAAGCCCCCACACCCATCCGGTTCTTAAAGTTCCGGTTTGCGGTTGAAAGGGCTACTTCACCCTCACCCAGAACACCCATATGGGCACCAAGGCAGGGACCACAGCCGGGCGGTCCGATGGTACATCCTGCCTGCACGAGGTCAGCAGCAACCCCTGACAAAATAGCCTTGAGGAAATCACGCTCTGATGCCGGAACAACAATGGTTCTGACTTTTACCCGGCGTCCTTTCAGAATCCTGGCAGCACGTGCGAGATCTTCAAACCGGCCGTTCGTACAGGTCCCGATAAAGACCTGATCAAGATGGGTACCTGCAAGGGCCGGAACCGGTTGGACAGTATCCACCCGGTGAGGAACCGCACATACCGGCTCAATATCTGCGAGATCAAGATAGCAGTCCTGCACATAGTCCGGGTTTTCCAAAACCTGCATCGGACAGGGAACAGAATACTCTGCGAGATATCGCTCTGTCTCCTTGTCTGCATAAAAGAGCCCGGTCTTTGCCCCGGCCTCAACCGCCATATTGCATAATGTCAGTCGTCCTTCCATGGGAACCGACGGAGTGGATTCACCAATGAACTCCAGGGCTGCATAGGTTGCTCCGTCCATCCCGAGCCGTGCCACATAGGTCAGCGCAACATCCTTCCACTCAACGCCTTGCTTTAAGGATCCGGAGAGATGAATGCCGATTGAATCAGGAACCCTCAGCCAGGTCTCACCAGACACCCAGATACCTGCCATGTCACTTGCCCCGACGCCGGTTGCAAACGCCCCGAGAGCACCGAGTGTGCATGAATGAGAATCAGCTCCGATGACAACCTCCCCTGGTGCCACCTGCCCTTCTGCCATCACCTGATGACATATACCAGAGCCGATATCCCAGAAATGCACCCCGCACTCTCTGGCAAGGGTCCGGAGCTCTGCCTGGAGTTCTGCAGTCTGGGAGTTGTTCGCCGGAGCAATATGATCATAAATAATGTAGACAGAATCCGGATTTGCAATACCCGGAGCCCCCATTGCATCATAGATTATCTTTGCCTGAATCCCGGTCCCGTCATGGCAGAATGCCCGGTCAATATGTCGATCAATATACGTGCCGGCCGGGGCACCTAGAATCTTCTCCGATAATGTCACCATTGATCTTATCCTCCCCGGTTACCTGGGAGATGATCTCCGCAAGCACCCGCTGGTTGATACTGCATTTATCCTCACTTTTATCCTTTATCAATTCAAGAACCTGCATAACCTGCTCATCGGTGATGTGATAGCCAAAAGAAGTCAGAATATGCACCAGAGCACGCTTTCCGGTATGCTTCCCCAGGATAAACCGCCGTTCCAGTCCCAGGAGCTCTGGGGGTATGAACTCGTAGGTCTCCGGATTTTCCAGAATAGCTGCAATATGAATCCCACTCTCATGGGCAAACGCATTCGCACCGACCACCGGTTTCGTTGCAGGCATAAAAATCCCGGTATACTGTTGAACCCGTTCTGAAAGAGCCGGAATCTCTGTGAGATCATACCGGGTAATCCCGCCTTTGAGCACGAGTGATACCAAAACCTCCTCTAGCCGTGCATTCCCTGCCCGTTCACCAAGGCCGTTCACCGTGGTATGCAACTGATACGCTCCCAGTTCTGCGGCAATGAGTGTATTTGCCGTCGCACACCCGAGATCATTATGAGCATGCATGGCAATCGGGATGGGCGTTTTGGGGACAAGATCCTTCATGACCGTAGCGACCTCAAGAGGGGTCAGACACCCGGTCGTATCTGCATATGTGACATAGGTCGCCTTGTGATCTGCTGCCTGCCGGTAGATGTCAACGAGGATATCAGGGTCGGTACGGGATGCATCTTCAGCACCAAACCGGACGATAAGACCATGATCCACCGCATAATCAAGCTGTTCAAGAGCATTTGCAACAACAACATCCCGGGGCTTTTTATGCTTGTATTTCAGATGCAGATCAGAAGGGGCAATAAAAAGCCCGATCATGTCAACTTCAGCATCAAGCGCTGCATCCACATCCTCCCTGCAGGCCCGTGACAGACCACATATCTTTGCCGAGAGACCCAGCCGGGAGATATTCCGGACCATCTCCTTTTCATGGGCGGATACAATAGGAAATCCGGCTTCAATCACCTCAATTCCGATTGCATCAAGCCGGGATGCGATATCCTTCTTCTCATCAGCAGTGAATGATACTCCAGGGGTCTGTTCACCGTCCCGAAGAGTGACATCACAAATTTCAATGTGCCATGGTTTCATGTGCGTTGTTCCTCCGGACAATCTCCCTGAATGATAAGCACCCGTAGCGTGGTATCAGGGACCAAAAGTCCTGAAATTTTTTCATGTTCACTGGCATTGCACCAGACCGGATTTGAAAACCCCAGATAGGTGCAGACATCCGGAACCGGCTGGCGGCCCGTTGTTCCCATGCACCGGTTCTGCAAGACAATACAGAGAAGTGGCCTGCCTTTAGCATGCAGATCAATCAGAGCCTGGATGCCTGAGTGGAGCAGGGCATAATCACCGGTAAGTGCCACTCTGGTGGATTGTGCAGCAACTCCCACCGATGATCCCATCCCGTAGTTGGCAATCCCGAATCTGTATGGCGGGATCATGGAGAGAAGGCTACAGCCAGTATCACTGATGACAGACACTCCCCGTTCCTGCAACGTATCAAAGACAAACCGGAACGGACAACCAGGACAGAACATCCGTGATGAGCCCCGTTCACGACGTGATACCGGACTGTCGTCATGGACCAGTGGTGAGATCGGAAACGGAAGATACCCGGATTTTATCATCTCCGGGACCGCTGAATAGGCACGAACCGCACGACCATACATGGTCAGATCAGGGTCGGCAAGCGTCCCACACGTACTCCTTTCAGATCCTTCAGAACGTCCCTGCCATGATCTCTTCAGGTCACCGGGGATGAACCGGACGATGGAAACTCTGGAGAACTGCTCTGATGCATAAAAGGCCTCTCCGACCGGATCAATACCAGACATATCAATAACCGGACAGATGGCAACTGATCCCCACAACCGGGAGTCCTGCACGGTCTGGGTCCCGTATGCATTCGGATCGTCTCCGACAACAATGACGATCCCGGCTTTCAGACCCTGGGCGGTTGCATGAACCAGAGTATCGGCAAGCACATTCATCCCGACATGCTTGACAATAACACAGGATCGCTTGCCTGATAGCGAATCCCCGAGTGCATATTCAAGGGCGACCTTCTCATTGATGACCAGTTCTGCCCCGGTCTCTTCAATCAGGGTCGTCACCGGATATCCGGGCACGGCATACACCGAATCAGCATATGCCTGTATAGCATCCCCAAGACCGGATGTCATGTATCCCTCCCCGGAATCAGGTCACATCCGGTGCATGCCGGACACATGGTCAGGGCTGCTGTGGGATCAAGACCATATTTTCGGAGCATCTCTTCATGAATCCGGGCTATCCGGATAATCCGATCCGGATCAGGGGCATGAAAACCGGTCAGATCCCCGCCCGGCGTCAGGGGCCTGATAACCGGCAGAATCCCATTCTGGCACAGATACTCGATACATGCTGCCATCTCCTCATCAGTTTCCCCAAGGCCGAGGATGACGTTGGAAAAGACATGATTTCTTCCAAACAAAGGAACTGCAGCACGAAGGGCAGCGATTGCATCTCCCCTGACAAGGCCAGGACACATGACAGAAAAGAGCTGGCCAGTTGCCGTCTCAAGGTTGAACTTCACCTCTGACACTCCGGCTTTTTTCAGGCGATACGGCGTCTCCGGGTCAGGATATATTGATACTCCAATCGGGAGCTGAAACTTCTGGAGCCTTCTCACAACATCAAGCGTATACCGTTCCTCTTCATGAATATCAGTCAGGACGCCGGATGTCAGGGATATTGCATCAATGTCTGGAAATACAGATAAAACCATCGCTTCTATCTCATCAATACTCCGCCTGGGTCCGGGATTTTTCCAGACATTACAGTACCGGCACTGGAAGATGCAGGAGCCAGTAATGGTCAGGTATGCCTGGCGGGGACAATGAAGTCCGGGTTTTTCCAAAGATCCGGAATACTCCTCTCCTTCAAAACGGAGAACTGCCTTTCCATTCCCTGCATGGTGCAGCTCAACACGGCTGGTTTCTGAAAGGCTAAGCCTGACCCGGTGGCCATCCATGGAAAAAAATACCGAACCAGACGTTCCTGCCCCCGGGCCGGCACGGGAACGTGCGATATAGTCATCTGCTGAAACTCCGGTCAGGTGTGTAGTGCCTGCATGTAAGAGCCTGGCCTTCAGCTCTGTCCACATAATTGAAGACCCTCATCATACCGGGTGTAAAACGGGATCGCTGCGATTGCACCCGTAATTCCCCGGCCATTGATCCAGATTTTCAGATCATCACCGGCAAGTGCCCTCGCATCATCCGGGGTAACCTGTCCGGATTTTGTCCGCCACCCGTATTCTAAAAGACGATCCGGAGAAAATCCGGTAAAGACCGCCATTCCGGTTTCTTTTGAGAGAGTGTACTGCATCAGGAGCTCGGAAAATCTCCTGGCAAGCTCCTCGGGATTGCTGCTTGCAAATTCTGCAACCACACCGACACAGTTCTTTGTCCTGAACGGGACCGGAAAGAGCTGGACTATTGTATGTGAGAGGTACCGGTGCCTCTTATCTGCAACCGTCCGGGCAATATTGTGAACAAGCGTCCATGTTGCTCCCTCCTCCGGGGTGTCTGTGTCATCAACTCCGATAAGCACCCGGCTCATTCGGGGAAGAACTATCGTTGATCCGGCAACTTTTCCCCCGCCTGATTCATCATACGAAGAACGGATCACTCCCTCGGCACTCGCCCGGCAGATGGTGGCACCAACCCCGCCACCACCCATCCCGATATAGGAGATAGCAATCTCATCCCCCTCTACACTGACTTTTGAGATACCAGCCGGAAATTTTGATCCTTCAAGGGCAAGGTCAACCTCTCCGGTCCGCAGAAGAAACCGATTCATGGAACCGACGGTCCGGACGCCGGTGACAAGTGGCGACTTTGCATAGTGCTTTTTCACCCACATGGCTCCGCCGATACAGTCAAAACACTCGATAAGTTCAACCTGGCCTCCTGTATCGTCGCTGACTGCGCAAATCCACGGATAATGGATAATATATGGTTCTGATATACCAGACATTCCGGGCTCCAGATGTATAGGGGGATCTTTGTTGGCGAAAATTTCGTCAACAAACATGGTGCACCAACAGGTATAAGTGTTGCTTATTTATTTCAGGCTCATCGAACCAGACATAACAAAAATTAATAGGGGCTCATTCATCGATCAAAGAGAGATCTCAGCAAACATAAATAAATGCAAAATAATGAAATGCAATCTTTGTTATTACATTTGGTCTAACCATGGAGCATGGGAACGAACGCAAGAAGGGGTGAGTATTGAGGTCCCTGCCAACAGATTCGGACATTCCCATGATATGTTTCGTGAGTATAACAGCCGAATGAGTTGTAACATTTCAGAGAGTGAAATTATTAGAATTAAAAATAAAATGACTATCCATGCCTAAATTACCCATTGTGAGTGGAAATGGAGGCGGTTACTGCATTTACCAAATTGGGCTCGCTGATTTCACGCCAGCGTGGCAGTCATGCTACTAACAAAAGATGGATCTATCTATACCTTGTCTGTCCCTCTTCACCAAGCGTTAGGACCCGGCCTTTTACGAGATCTGATTCGGATCGCTGATATCACCGTTGATGAATTTGCACCGGTATTGTAAGTTCATTATACACCCTTACACGTTTGAGTGCACAAAATGAACACCGTCATAAAGAGATGACCTTTAAACAACTCATAACTTGTTCAGATTATTCGATTATTTTTGCGATTATGCACATTAAAAGAGGATTATTTTATACGCATTTTTTATTCACAGGTAAGACACCAGACCTCTTCATTCCATCCGACAAGCCGGATGATGTTCAGACACATATCCCGGATCTGATACCTGCCAAACCGCGATTTATAGGAGTAGGATCCAACTCTCGACTTATACCGTGATGGATCGTCGGAAAAATACCCGGAGTACTCCCTCACTATCCGGTCAAACTTCTGCGGCTCTTTCTCAAAGACAACCTGTACCGTATGTTCCAGAACCTGGTACCAGTACTTCACCTCATGAGATGAACCGGCAATAGTGAGCATCGTCGGCCGTGCCATCTTTGGTATCTCACCCTGCCGCATACAGGCACTAGGAGCAGGTGAGAGTTTTGGGACCTCGGTTTCAGATGCCTCACACCGTGCCCATATCTTCACGCAGAATGCCGCCAGAACGCCTGAACGCTGATCGATCTGGTATCGTCTCCAGAACCGTATATTTTTCATACCTGCATTCAGCATCAGGTTATCAAGAGCATACCAGGCCTTTTTCACCTCGAAATCTGCATTTTTTATCGCCGGGTTCTCCTGGGTAATCGTCAGATTTCCAAGCCGGTGCACAAAGTCGGCATGGACTGAAGACCAGTCTGACCCAAGATGCTCTTTCCAGTTATCTGACAGTGTTTCAGGCATGATATGATCGATCATCCTGACTTCAGCCTCATCCTCAAACAACGCATATGATGGCGCAGGATCAGAGCCCCGTGGCTGACTAGAAAAGTACTCCTCAAGCCGCTCTAGGATGACAAATGCAAGTTTATTGTCAGAACCCGGCTGATAGAGATCGCTGTACCGGAGATGATCCAAGAACTCATCATCATCCGGCATATCAAAAGGAGCCTGAAGAGATGCGATAAATGACCTGGTCTCCTCCGGCGTAAGATACCCTAACCCGTCTGATGCACCCCGGCAGAGGATCTCAAACACTTCCTCATATACCGCATCTGACCTCTGGCAGACCATCCGACGTATCAGGTAACTTTCAACACAGGAGAGGATTTCAAGTAATTCATCATCTGATAGTGAAGCAGCAGGATTTCTTCGTCGATCATTTGCTGCCAGCAGAAGAAGGAGGAATGGTGCAGGGGCATTATTGCCGATTCGTTTAATTCGGGTAAGGGATTTACACACCTCCTTCCTGACCCGGCTGTCCCCGTCACCCTGTTCCGGAAAGAGGATAAGGCGGTAATATTCAGAAAATCTGCTGATATCCCGAAGTAACAGGCGAACATCATCTGATGAGGCCTGCTGGTATCGCCTCCGGATCTTCTCAAAGATCTCGCCATGACGGATAATACGACCGTCCTTCATGCAAAAGTGCCGGATAAAGGAGGATATCAGAACCTGATCATTATTCAGCCGCTCTTCCATCGGTTTCCAGAACTGATCATACTGAGCTTCGGCAATCTCCTGGCTGTCCAGATGGGCGAAGAAGAAGTTCCTGATAAGGTCTGACTCCTCAAGCGGCACACCCCGGTAATTTAAAGCCTCAAACACCTGGTTCGGATTTTCACCCTCATCAAGCTCTATATAAACCACACAGAGATCTTCAGTAATTACTTCCTGCAAGAGATGCAGATCCATCCCGGAAAAACGGTCGAGTTGCCACCAATAATAGTCAAAACACTCAACTATCCCTGAATCCTGGTCAAAAACATAGTCTTCATCAAAAATATGAAACAGGGCGTTTTTATCGACCCTTGTCGGGATGACAACATACTGCCCTTCCCCACTCTTTGGTGCGTTCTTTAAAAAATCAGATATCTGATCATAGAGCTCATGCAGCCCTTTCTCCCGTGCAAATGCTCTGATAACGGCAAGAATGATACTTACGGTGGTGATTCGCTGCTGACCGTCTATGATGACATATTTATCAAGGTTTTTTTCATACTCCCTGACTACAACGATGGAACCCAGGAACCGGGCAGGCGATTTCTCCGATCCAGTACGAAGAGAATATTGTTCCCTGATATCCGCCCATAACTGCTCCCACTGCTGTCGTGACCATACGTACGGGCGCTGAAACAGCGGGACCTTGTATTGTTTTGCCCCGTTAAATAAGTCCCAGACCGATGCCTTGGTCGCTTTCATTCACCACTATCCCGGTAGAACATATCGCGTTCCTATCGCTTTACCTCACCGGTTTGTTAAGAGGAGAATTACGAGCGTTCCCTAGCAGGAAATGATAAAAAAATAAAAATGATTACCAGGCCTCTGAAAAGGCACTGTTGGTGTATATGTCTTCTAGGCGGGCTTTGTGTCCGCGCTCCATCTTTGCCAGCTCTTCAAACGTCTTCTTCTGATCTGCATCCGTACTTGCAGCGGCAAACTGCTCGTACATCTGCATTGCTTCTTCTTCCCGCTTGATTGCAACCTGAAGACCTTCAAGGGGTTTTAAGTCCATTGATGGTTTTGGCTTTTCGATGGTGTCTGAAATATGGTAATCCTTAACCTCATCAAATTTGAGCTCTTTTTTGGCTCCACTTAAATATTCCTGGAGAGTTTTCCGGTGATATGTCTCCTCCTGAGCAAGTTCTTTGAACGTTCCCTTCAAAGCCGGATCTTTAACTTTTTCTGAAAGTGATATGTAAAAAGCATACGCATCAACTTCCTTATCGATCGCTGCAAGTAAAATCTTCTTATATTCTTCCAGTTTCATAAATCACCCTCCTGAGGGTAAGTAATAATTCTGGTGAATTGGTTAAAAAAGATATTGATCAGAAGAGTTCTGCCAGTTTAAACTGGAATGGCCCAAGCTTTCCTTCATAGTTACCGGCACTGATGAACGAAACACCCGGAACCTTGACTGCAGCCTTGATACCTGCTGCCATTGCCTTTTTGACTGATGCCTCATCCACACCATTGATGACGATCTCATAGATGGATTTGACACCATCAGGGACTTTGGTATCCGGAACCTTCTCACGGATGGTCGGGCAATACTGCTCATTGGTCGTTGCCGGAATTGGGAACTTGTAGTTCTTTGATCCGACTTTGGATCCTGACGCAACAATACCGCCTGCGAAGCTGGTGATGGTCCCTTTTACTTCAAAAATTGCATCTGCAGCTGCCTTTGCTCCCATAAGGGCAGTCATCTGGTTGTCTGCCATGACAAAGAAGTTCCCGCCTGCGACACCCTTGACCATGCCAAAGACTTCTTCTCCAACATAGTCTCCTTCCATAATCGGGATCTTCCAGCACTGCCGTCCGCCAATCTCCACCTTGGATTCGAACTTGTCTCCAAAGAAGTGAATTTTGATATCGAACTTCTCTTCTGCATCAGGCATGCCATTAAAGACAGAGGTTGTTGCTGCGGTCAAGACGCACTCGGCAATACGCTCCATGACCTGTTCCGGAACTTTCTTCTTTGAGGCACAGATCAGAATGGATACACCCGGACGTCCGTCAGGGGTCTCATCTGCACTGACATATCCTTCAATACCTGCCTCACAGGGACAACCAATTGCAGAGGTTGCAAACCCGGTAGCCTCCATCGCAGCGGTCATTGCCCATTCGCGGGTTACTCCGGTTATTATTACCCGTGATACCCATATTGGAAATCCTTCAGCAAATGTGTTATCAATTGGTACACCGTTCAGTTCCATTACGGTTCCTCACAAAGAGGTCATCTGTCAGACCAATAATGGTTGTGAATTCGATCTGATACCAGGTGACCTTCGGACAGGTATCCTGCATCTATTCTGCAGGCACGAAGCACATCACATCCCCGTATCGGCTGCGACGGATCTGCCGTTGTTACAAGGGTTGACAAGGCCAGCACGGAATCAGGAAGCTTCATCCCAAACAGATCGGTTGACCGGACTTCATGGGAATGAGTCTGCACCGTCTTCCTGACCGTCCCCCTGTTTATGACTATCCCCATCCGGTTCATAAGAGCTGCCGCATGGGAAAAGGTGTGGTCCTCCGAGAGAGAGAGGCAGAGATCCACAATCGGTGATCCAAACCTGCTTTTTTCATAAAAGGGCGCTTTGGCATAGCAGAGCTGACCACAGTCCCGACAATGAAAGCGCTTGACATACACATAGATGTGCATCTCCCCTTCAGGAGCATACACCGTCGAAAATCGCCGTTGTTTCATATCATGGCTGATCACCATGCCCATGCAGTTCGGACAGGGAAGGGGGTCGGTAAACTGGACCCCCGAAACTCCTGTTACCGCCTGATAGACCAGGTCAGCAATAATCGGGGAGATAAACGGTTGGCGACGCATCTACAGGATAGTATAATCAACCTGTCCGGTTTTTAAGCATGACGCATTGCATCCGGTGTTCCAAACCTGGTGAGGAGTCGCCAGAGGAGTATTGTCAGCGTACATGAGTATAGGACCTGCAGAAAGATGGTCCATGGAATTTCCATGCTGAAAAAGATGATTAATGCGTAAACTGGAGTCATAATAGAGACAATATCCTTTTTTTCAAACAGAAGCGCAAGAGCAGCCAACACGCATGAACCAAGAACGCAACCCCAGATAAAGCTCCCTTCATTTTCAATTATACCCATGGAATGCAGGAGAAATGAAAAACCAATTCCTGCCCATGGAATGACAAGTGACAGGACGCATAAAACCTTTTGGAGCACGGTCAGGTTCCGGATAGGAAAAATATCGGCGATATTCATCATCCTTATCCTGTGACGGACTGGATGATGAATTGTCCGGATTATGATCGCAGAGGCCATCCGTCAATCACCGATGAGGGTGTCACATCTGGTACGATAGATATAAAATTCCTTTTGCTTGGACATTTTTTAGAAAATTGAACAGTTCAGTTCGGGATTATTTTCAAAAGTGTTTAATACTATCACAAAATACTTAATGTTTAAGCCTGCAAGGCGTGTTGTGTGGCCTTGAATCAGGCAGACTCTGTGAAGGTGTAACTAACTATGGTATTTCATCCACCCGTACAAATAATCGCCA from Methanospirillum hungatei JF-1 includes the following:
- a CDS encoding DUF7714 family protein — its product is MYFLSEYLIHEVPGGFEILAVQPAEGDGLMRDIASVTRIAGPDEVYLYPDPVVLHNRGDLIQKALQSPKRCTIFTGIEEHKIFICDPDPASLLTVHVYDVTPPHPHLAGTLEVLEKAGIFGELEIRFCYHVNDIRETKADAYPCKAGGFSRTIDSDRLVGDEQVAGCMTARQVLRDCYGHDFPLIDICPANAVREEPFIARCCRAERSGVQTLNGKKGVVVHWGASPKQITDAVYACIHEWRNG
- a CDS encoding DUF262 domain-containing protein; amino-acid sequence: MKATKASVWDLFNGAKQYKVPLFQRPYVWSRQQWEQLWADIREQYSLRTGSEKSPARFLGSIVVVREYEKNLDKYVIIDGQQRITTVSIILAVIRAFAREKGLHELYDQISDFLKNAPKSGEGQYVVIPTRVDKNALFHIFDEDYVFDQDSGIVECFDYYWWQLDRFSGMDLHLLQEVITEDLCVVYIELDEGENPNQVFEALNYRGVPLEESDLIRNFFFAHLDSQEIAEAQYDQFWKPMEERLNNDQVLISSFIRHFCMKDGRIIRHGEIFEKIRRRYQQASSDDVRLLLRDISRFSEYYRLILFPEQGDGDSRVRKEVCKSLTRIKRIGNNAPAPFLLLLLAANDRRRNPAASLSDDELLEILSCVESYLIRRMVCQRSDAVYEEVFEILCRGASDGLGYLTPEETRSFIASLQAPFDMPDDDEFLDHLRYSDLYQPGSDNKLAFVILERLEEYFSSQPRGSDPAPSYALFEDEAEVRMIDHIMPETLSDNWKEHLGSDWSSVHADFVHRLGNLTITQENPAIKNADFEVKKAWYALDNLMLNAGMKNIRFWRRYQIDQRSGVLAAFCVKIWARCEASETEVPKLSPAPSACMRQGEIPKMARPTMLTIAGSSHEVKYWYQVLEHTVQVVFEKEPQKFDRIVREYSGYFSDDPSRYKSRVGSYSYKSRFGRYQIRDMCLNIIRLVGWNEEVWCLTCE
- a CDS encoding aconitase/3-isopropylmalate dehydratase large subunit family protein; protein product: MVTLSEKILGAPAGTYIDRHIDRAFCHDGTGIQAKIIYDAMGAPGIANPDSVYIIYDHIAPANNSQTAELQAELRTLARECGVHFWDIGSGICHQVMAEGQVAPGEVVIGADSHSCTLGALGAFATGVGASDMAGIWVSGETWLRVPDSIGIHLSGSLKQGVEWKDVALTYVARLGMDGATYAALEFIGESTPSVPMEGRLTLCNMAVEAGAKTGLFYADKETERYLAEYSVPCPMQVLENPDYVQDCYLDLADIEPVCAVPHRVDTVQPVPALAGTHLDQVFIGTCTNGRFEDLARAARILKGRRVKVRTIVVPASERDFLKAILSGVAADLVQAGCTIGPPGCGPCLGAHMGVLGEGEVALSTANRNFKNRMGVGASYYLCSPSTAAASAIYGEITDPREVV
- a CDS encoding thiamine pyrophosphate-dependent enzyme, with the protein product MTSGLGDAIQAYADSVYAVPGYPVTTLIEETGAELVINEKVALEYALGDSLSGKRSCVIVKHVGMNVLADTLVHATAQGLKAGIVIVVGDDPNAYGTQTVQDSRLWGSVAICPVIDMSGIDPVGEAFYASEQFSRVSIVRFIPGDLKRSWQGRSEGSERSTCGTLADPDLTMYGRAVRAYSAVPEMIKSGYLPFPISPLVHDDSPVSRRERGSSRMFCPGCPFRFVFDTLQERGVSVISDTGCSLLSMIPPYRFGIANYGMGSSVGVAAQSTRVALTGDYALLHSGIQALIDLHAKGRPLLCIVLQNRCMGTTGRQPVPDVCTYLGFSNPVWCNASEHEKISGLLVPDTTLRVLIIQGDCPEEQRT
- the mmp11 gene encoding methanogenesis marker protein 11; the protein is MSGISEPYIIHYPWICAVSDDTGGQVELIECFDCIGGAMWVKKHYAKSPLVTGVRTVGSMNRFLLRTGEVDLALEGSKFPAGISKVSVEGDEIAISYIGMGGGGVGATICRASAEGVIRSSYDESGGGKVAGSTIVLPRMSRVLIGVDDTDTPEEGATWTLVHNIARTVADKRHRYLSHTIVQLFPVPFRTKNCVGVVAEFASSNPEELARRFSELLMQYTLSKETGMAVFTGFSPDRLLEYGWRTKSGQVTPDDARALAGDDLKIWINGRGITGAIAAIPFYTRYDEGLQLCGQS
- a CDS encoding radical SAM protein, with amino-acid sequence MWTELKARLLHAGTTHLTGVSADDYIARSRAGPGAGTSGSVFFSMDGHRVRLSLSETSRVELHHAGNGKAVLRFEGEEYSGSLEKPGLHCPRQAYLTITGSCIFQCRYCNVWKNPGPRRSIDEIEAMVLSVFPDIDAISLTSGVLTDIHEEERYTLDVVRRLQKFQLPIGVSIYPDPETPYRLKKAGVSEVKFNLETATGQLFSVMCPGLVRGDAIAALRAAVPLFGRNHVFSNVILGLGETDEEMAACIEYLCQNGILPVIRPLTPGGDLTGFHAPDPDRIIRIARIHEEMLRKYGLDPTAALTMCPACTGCDLIPGRDT
- a CDS encoding homocitrate synthase family protein; translated protein: MKPWHIEICDVTLRDGEQTPGVSFTADEKKDIASRLDAIGIEVIEAGFPIVSAHEKEMVRNISRLGLSAKICGLSRACREDVDAALDAEVDMIGLFIAPSDLHLKYKHKKPRDVVVANALEQLDYAVDHGLIVRFGAEDASRTDPDILVDIYRQAADHKATYVTYADTTGCLTPLEVATVMKDLVPKTPIPIAMHAHNDLGCATANTLIAAELGAYQLHTTVNGLGERAGNARLEEVLVSLVLKGGITRYDLTEIPALSERVQQYTGIFMPATKPVVGANAFAHESGIHIAAILENPETYEFIPPELLGLERRFILGKHTGKRALVHILTSFGYHITDEQVMQVLELIKDKSEDKCSINQRVLAEIISQVTGEDKINGDIIGEDSRCPGRHVY
- a CDS encoding ferritin-like domain-containing protein encodes the protein MKLEEYKKILLAAIDKEVDAYAFYISLSEKVKDPALKGTFKELAQEETYHRKTLQEYLSGAKKELKFDEVKDYHISDTIEKPKPSMDLKPLEGLQVAIKREEEAMQMYEQFAAASTDADQKKTFEELAKMERGHKARLEDIYTNSAFSEAW
- a CDS encoding 3-isopropylmalate dehydratase small subunit, with translation MTALKGSGPAVCIGEDIDTDLVIAGRYLRTKDWSFWAQHVFEDLDPSLAERLKGAVLVAGKNMGCGSSREQAARALHEAGVLAVIAPSFARIFFRNCINVGLPLLECDLTGCTDGMIITFDCTEGWVEVDGTRYLFRPLSPRMQEILSTGGLIEYWKRRKER